One part of the Arthrobacter sp. EM1 genome encodes these proteins:
- a CDS encoding DEAD/DEAH box helicase codes for MSELHTHQLLTDESGTETIEPEETIISDEKPHEIAEKTFADYNVRADIVESLADAGITHPFPIQAMTLPVALGGHDIIGQAKTGTGKTLGFGIPALQRVVGPDDAGYDLLPAPGAPQALVIVPTRELAVQVAGDLQNAARKRNARITTIYGGRAYEPQVEALQKGVEIVVGTPGRLIDLYKQKHLVLKNVKMVILDEADEMLDLGFLPDVETLIAGTPPVRQTMLFSATMPGPVVAMARRYMTKPTHIRAADPDDEGLTKRDIRQLIYRAHSMDKIEVVARILQARGRGRTIIFTKTKRTAAKVAEELVDRGFAAAAIHGDLGQGAREQALRAFRNNKVDVLVATDVAARGIDVDDVTHVINYQCVEDEKIYLHRVGRTGRAGNKGTAVTFVDWDDMPRWGLINKALGLSVPEPVETYSSSPHLFEELDIPAGTKGRLPRDKRVLAGVNAEVLEDLGETGKKNTPRGGQAGGGRDSARSGGSSRGTGGRDSAHDSRRSGGTGGAKDSGRSGERRRRPAEADAGTGPAAETPAKAAASAPTEVDRATRARRRTRTRRHNGEVVAGESQAGAPASSTEA; via the coding sequence GTGAGTGAATTGCACACGCACCAGCTTCTGACCGACGAATCCGGCACGGAAACGATCGAACCGGAAGAAACCATCATCTCGGACGAAAAGCCGCACGAGATCGCCGAGAAGACCTTTGCCGACTACAATGTCCGCGCCGATATCGTGGAATCCCTCGCCGACGCCGGAATCACCCACCCGTTCCCGATCCAGGCCATGACCCTGCCGGTAGCCCTTGGCGGCCACGACATTATCGGCCAGGCCAAGACCGGAACGGGCAAAACCCTCGGCTTTGGCATCCCGGCCCTGCAGCGCGTCGTCGGACCCGACGACGCCGGCTACGACTTGCTCCCGGCCCCTGGTGCCCCGCAGGCCCTCGTGATTGTACCCACCCGTGAGCTGGCCGTCCAGGTCGCCGGCGACCTGCAGAATGCCGCCCGCAAGCGCAACGCCCGCATCACCACCATCTACGGCGGCCGTGCCTACGAGCCGCAGGTCGAGGCGCTGCAGAAGGGCGTCGAAATTGTTGTCGGTACGCCCGGACGCCTCATCGACCTCTACAAGCAAAAGCATCTCGTCCTGAAGAACGTCAAGATGGTGATCCTGGACGAAGCCGACGAAATGCTGGACCTCGGCTTCCTGCCCGACGTCGAGACCCTCATCGCCGGCACCCCGCCGGTCCGCCAGACAATGCTGTTCTCCGCCACCATGCCCGGCCCGGTCGTCGCCATGGCACGGCGGTACATGACCAAGCCCACCCACATCCGTGCCGCGGACCCAGACGACGAGGGACTGACCAAGCGCGACATCCGGCAGCTGATCTACCGTGCCCACAGCATGGACAAGATCGAGGTCGTGGCCCGGATCCTGCAGGCCCGCGGCCGCGGCCGCACCATCATTTTCACCAAGACCAAGCGCACCGCCGCCAAAGTCGCCGAGGAACTGGTGGACCGCGGCTTCGCTGCGGCCGCCATCCACGGCGACCTCGGCCAGGGCGCACGCGAGCAGGCCCTGCGTGCCTTCCGCAACAATAAGGTCGATGTCCTCGTCGCCACCGACGTCGCAGCCCGCGGCATCGACGTCGATGATGTCACGCACGTCATCAACTACCAGTGCGTTGAAGACGAAAAGATCTACCTGCACCGGGTGGGCCGCACCGGCCGCGCCGGCAACAAGGGCACGGCCGTGACCTTCGTCGACTGGGACGACATGCCCCGCTGGGGCCTGATCAACAAGGCCCTGGGCCTGAGTGTCCCGGAGCCGGTGGAAACCTACTCCTCATCCCCGCACCTTTTCGAGGAGCTCGACATCCCCGCAGGCACCAAGGGCCGGCTGCCCCGGGACAAACGTGTACTCGCCGGTGTCAATGCCGAGGTCCTGGAGGACCTGGGCGAGACCGGAAAGAAGAACACCCCCCGCGGCGGTCAGGCCGGCGGCGGACGCGACAGCGCGCGCAGCGGCGGCAGCAGCCGCGGCACTGGCGGACGGGACAGCGCCCATGATTCCCGCCGCAGCGGCGGCACCGGCGGCGCCAAGGACAGCGGACGCTCGGGCGAGCGCCGTCGTCGTCCGGCCGAAGCTGACGCCGGCACGGGTCCCGCAGCTGAGACCCCGGCCAAAGCCGCAGCCAGCGCACCGACCGAGGTCGACCGTGCGACGCGCGCACGCCGCCGCACCCGCACCCGCCGCCATAATGGCGAAGTGGTGGCGGGCGAGTCCCAGGCCGGTGCACCGGCAAGCAGCACCGAGGCCTAA